Proteins found in one Pyrus communis chromosome 15, drPyrComm1.1, whole genome shotgun sequence genomic segment:
- the LOC137717037 gene encoding BTB/POZ domain-containing protein SR1IP1-like yields the protein MLDMETTELDQAIHEERRLHNLLLKSLLPKDDTNERDCILEVRAEYLLMIEDYAVGNLVKRANAYLNEVALKSLAGAFTILHMSESFLPMAEKVKLVNRCIDAIAFIACKESQFSVSSKADGSNEGTISSAVYHPKLVVDWWAKDLIVLRINMLQRVMIAMMAKGFKLLDDIG from the exons ATGCTTGATATGGAAACTACCGAATTGGATCAAGCCATCCACGAGGAAAGAAGGCTGCATAATTTGTTGCTCAAGTCCCTGCTTCCTAAGGATGATACTAATGAGAGGGATTGCATACTAGAGGTCAGAGCTG AGTATCTTCTGATGATTGAAGACTATGCGGTTGGAAACCTTGTGAAAAGAGCCAATGCATACTTAAATGAAGTCGCATTGAAGAGCCTAGCAGGTGCATTTACTATTTTGCACATGTCAGAAAGCTTCCTCCCAATGGCGGAGAAGGTAAAATTAGTGAACCGCTGCATAGATGCAATTGCTTTTATAGCTTGCAAAGAGAGCCAGTTCAGTGTGTCCAGTAAGGCTGATGGCAGCAATGAAGGTACGATTTCTTCAGCTGTGTATCATCCAAAGCTTGTTGTGGATTGGTGGGCTAAAGACTTAATTGTTCTTAGAATCAATATGTTACAACGTGTTATGATTGCAATGATGGCAAAAGGGTTTAAGCTATTAGATGATATAGGGTGA